Part of the Streptomyces sp. RFCAC02 genome is shown below.
GGCGGGCGGCAGACGCATCCGCTCCAGGGTGGCCGCCACGTGTCCGGCGCGATCGCCGCGGGGCACGCCGGCCCGCCGCGCCGCCCGGTCCAGGATCCGGCCGACGCGGTGCTGGGCGGGCAGGGCGGCGGCGCAGTCCTGCGGGAGGTAGGTGACGGTCCGGCCGCGCAGGCGCCGTGCCGCCGCGGGCTCGAACGGGTCGAGCCCGTCGACCAGGACGGTGCCGCCGGTGCGGACGATGCCCGGCCGCGTCCAGCCGAGCAGGGCGTGCGCGAGCGCCGTCTTGCCCGAGCCCGACCTGCCGGCCAGCCCGACGGTCTCGCCCGGCCGCACCGCCAGGGAGCAGCCGGCGAGCACGGACCGGCCCGCGGCGGACAGGGACAGCGCCGTGACCTCCACCGGGTTCGGATGCGCGGGGCCGGGGGGTGCGGGGTTCATCGCGCGACGCTCCTTCGCTGCGGGGGACGGACGGCCGGCTTCCCCGGGGCCGTCAGCCGGTCGACGGCCAGCGTCGTCCCCAGCGCGAGGACGGCCAGCAGGGCCGCCGGGACGACGACCGGCCAGGGATTGTCCGACGCCCCGGGGATGTTCTCCCGCACGAGGCGGCCCCAGTTGGCCGCCGGGGCGGCGGCGCCCAGGCCGAGGAAGCCCGCGGTCGCCACGAGTTGGGTGGCGGCGATGAAGCGGATGCCGGCCTCGGCCCACGCCTCGCGGGCGATGTTGGGCAGGATGTCGTACCGGATGACACGCAGGACGCCGTCGCCCCGCGCGAGCGCCGTACGGACGTACGGCAGGTCCGCGAGCCGCGCGGTGGCGCCGCCGATGACGCGCACCGAGAACGGCAGGCTCACCGCCGTCACGGCCACCAGCACCGCCGTCGCGCTGCCCGGACGCCCGGCGGCCACCAGCAGCATCACCAGCAGCGGCGGCAGCGCGGCCAGGCCGTCGACCAGCCGCAGCAGTACGGTGCCGGGGCCGCGCCGCGACAGTCCTGCGAGCGTCCCGACGGCGAGACCGACCAGGCTGCCCAGCGCGGTGGCGGCGAGGGCCTGGAGGAGCAGTGTCCGTCCGCCGTGGGCCGTCCTGGCCAGTGCGTCGCGCCCGAGGAAGTCGGTGCCGAGCAACCCGCCCCGGCCCGGCGGCTCGTAGGGCATGCCGGTCTGCCCGGTGGGGGAGGGCAGCGGCAGCCACGGACCGGCCAGGGCGGCTG
Proteins encoded:
- a CDS encoding ABC transporter permease subunit, which translates into the protein MIRRVLRRGALAVLLLIVAAALAGPWLPLPSPTGQTGMPYEPPGRGGLLGTDFLGRDALARTAHGGRTLLLQALAATALGSLVGLAVGTLAGLSRRGPGTVLLRLVDGLAALPPLLVMLLVAAGRPGSATAVLVAVTAVSLPFSVRVIGGATARLADLPYVRTALARGDGVLRVIRYDILPNIAREAWAEAGIRFIAATQLVATAGFLGLGAAAPAANWGRLVRENIPGASDNPWPVVVPAALLAVLALGTTLAVDRLTAPGKPAVRPPQRRSVAR